The Saliniradius amylolyticus DNA segment CGGCGGGACCAATGTGGTCAACGTTATCCTGGTGGATTTCCGGGGCTTTGACACCTGGGGTGAGATTACCGTGCTGGGTATTGCTGCACTGGGGATTTACAAGCTGATTGCCCGCATGCGTTTAGCAATGCCGTCGGCGGATGGAATGGGACGCCCCTGGTCCAAAGATGTGCATCCCATGATCCTGGCGGTGATCTCACAGAGCCTGCTGCCGCTGGCGTTGCTGGTCTCAGCCTATATTTTCCTGCGCGGCCACAACATGCCAGGCGGAGGCTTTATTGCCGGTTTGATCACTTCAGTGGCATTGATTCAGCAATACATCGCTCATGGGGTTGACTGGATCAAGCCACGCATGAAGCTGGACTATCAATGGGTGATTGCCAGTGGCATCTTGATAGCCAGCCTGACAGGGGTAGGAAGCTGGTTATTCGGGCGCCCATTCTTAACCTCCTGGTTTGATTACTTTAAATGGCCTGTGGTGGGCAAGTTTGAGCTGGCCAGTGCTATGGCCTTTGATTTGGGCGTGTACCTGACGGTGATTGGCGCCACCTTATTGATATTGGCGAATCTGGGGAAACTCACTACCCGTCATCGTCCCAAGGTTGAGGAGGAGTAATGGAAGGGCTATTTGCTTTCTGTGTGGGAATGCTGACCTTCTGCGGTATCTACCTGGTATTAAGAGCCAGAACCTTTACGGTGGTGTTAGGCCTGACCTTTTTGTCCTACGCGGTGAATTTGTTCTTATTCTCCAGCGGCCGGTTGCGCTTTGAAGGAGCGCCCATATTGGGCACGGCTGAAGCCTATACCGACCCTTTGCCGCAGGCTTTGGTGCTGACTGCCATAGTGATTGGTTTTGCCATGATTGCCTTTATCGTTATTCTGGCCATGCGGGCCCGGGCGGATCTGGGTAATGACTATGTGGACGGCCGCTCGCCACGCTCCAGCCGAGAAAAGCCCTCGGCCAAGGAGAAGTCATGACTCAGCACTTAGCGATTCTCCCCATTATTATCCCGTTGTTTGCGGGCATACTGCAGTTGCTGCCTCCTTTGAGTGGCAGTGTGGAGCGCCAGCGAGTGTTTTCCGTGTTGCTGGCGGCATTACTGATTATTGCGATCGGTGTGCTCGGGTGGCACGTGATGCATCAGGGCGTACAGATATACGCGTTAGGCGACTGGCAGCCTCCCTTTGGCATTGTGCTGGTGGCAGACCAATTGGCATTGCTAATGCTGATGCTGACGGCGGTGCTGGGTCTGTGCGCTATTTTGTTTGCCTGTGGCGGAGATGACAAACAAGGGGCGTATTTTTATCCACTGATGCAGTTTCAGTTGATGGGCATCAACGGTGCCTTCCTGACCGGTGATTTGTTTAACTTGTTTGTGTTTTTTGAAGTGTTGCTGATCGCCTCCTATGCCTTGCTGGTCCATGGCGGCGGTAAGCAGCGTACCAGTGCCGCGGTCCACTATGTCATCCTGAACCTGGTTGGTTCGGCACTGTTTCTGTTCGCACTGGCTAGTCTATACGGTACCCTTGGGACGCTTAATATCGCCCATATGAGCCTGAGAGTGGGAGAGCTCGCGGCGGGAGAGCGAGCCATTGCGCAGGCCGGTGGATTATTACTGCTGATCGTCTTCGGTCTTAAGGCGGCGCTGCTACCATTGCATTTTTGGCTACCCAAAACCTATGCTTCAGCCAGTGCGCCGGTGGCGGCCTTGTTCGCCATTATGACTAAAGTAGGGATTTACGCCATTTTCCGCGTGTATACGGTCATTTTTGGTGACGGGGCCGGTGAACTGGCCAATATGGCCCAGGGCTGGATCTGGCCATTGGCATTGTTGACCCTAGTGCTCGGTGCTGTAGGCGTGTTAGCCAGCCCTAACTTACGTCAGTTGGTGGCGAATCTGGTGATTGTGTCAGTGGGCACTCTGATGGTGACCTTTGCTCTTCGCAGCGAAGAGGCGACGGCGGCAGGGCTCTACTACATGATTCATAGTACGCTGGTGGGAGGCGCCCTGTTTTTAATTGCCGACATGATCGGTCAGCAACGGGGCAAGGCCTTTGACTGGTTCGTGATGGCTCGTAAGTTAAAGCAGCCGACGCTACTGGGCATTTTGTTTTTTGTGGCGGCCATGGCCGTTGCTGGTTTACCACCTCTGTCCGGTTTTATCGGTAAGGTTCTGGTGTTGCAGGCCGCTCACGAAACCGCAGAGATGCTCTGGGCCTGGCCTGTGATCCTGGTTACTGGTCTGGTCACCATCGTAGCCTTATCGAGAGCCGGCACCACCTTGTTTTGGCGTTATAGTGGTGATAAAACCGATGCCGAACCCTTGTCGGTGTACCAGGTCGCGAGCGTGATCATCTTATTGTTAACCATTCCTATGCTGGTGATTTTCGCGGCACCGGTAACCGATTTTACTCAACAAGCGGCCAGTCAACTGCACAATTACAATGAGCTGATGCAGGTACTTTTACCGGGAGGACAAGACTGATGTCTGCTCTGGCAACAAAATGGTTCCCCATGCCGGTTCACAGTGTATTACTGTTTGTGGTCTGGCTGATGTTAAATAACTCAGTGGCTCCAGGACATCTTTTGCTGGCGCTCATTTTCGCCATAGCTATTCCTCGGTTATGCGCGCCCTTATACACCCGTCAGCCAGCGATTCGGCACCCGTTTAAACTGTTGCGTTACTTCTTGATGGTGCTGGCCGATATCGTGGTGGCCAATATTCAAGTGGCGGTGCTCGTAGTAGGGCCATTAAAGCGCCTTAAACCAGCGTTTATAGCCGTTCCTCTGGATATGACTCAGTCGTTGCCGATCACCATGCTCGCCAGCTCAGTGACGATGACACCGGGAACCGTCAGCGCGGAGGTCTCGGCGGATCGAAACTGGCTCTACGTGCATGTGCTGAACCTGGATGTGCCTGAGAGGCAGTTGGCGGAGACCATCAAGCAGCGCTATGAAAAACCGCTCAAGGAGATCTTTGAATGTTAGATTGGGCAATGATGATAACTGGCATCATGCTTTGTGTGGCCTTGATTCTGAACCTGTGGCGGCTGTTAATCGGCCCGGAAATCTCTGATCGCATTCTGGCGCTGGATACCATGTTCATTAACAGCATCGCCCTGATTCTACTGTACGGCATGTTTAAAGGCAGTGATTTGTTTTTTGAAGCGGCGCTGCTGATCGCCATGCTAGGTTTTGTCAGCACGGTAGCCTTATGTAAGTATCTGTTACGCGGCGACATTATTGAGTAGGGTTTATGATTTTCTGGATTGAATTAATTGCCAGTCTTTTTCTGGTTGTGGGGGGGCTCTTTGTATTGGTGGGCTCCATTGGACTCATTCGCCTGCCGGATTTGTATTGCCGTCTTCACGCTCCCACGAAGGCCACAACGGTCGGTCTTGGTGGCATGCTGATGGCGTCGATGGTGG contains these protein-coding regions:
- a CDS encoding Na+/H+ antiporter subunit C; translation: MEGLFAFCVGMLTFCGIYLVLRARTFTVVLGLTFLSYAVNLFLFSSGRLRFEGAPILGTAEAYTDPLPQALVLTAIVIGFAMIAFIVILAMRARADLGNDYVDGRSPRSSREKPSAKEKS
- a CDS encoding K+/H+ antiporter subunit F, with the protein product MLDWAMMITGIMLCVALILNLWRLLIGPEISDRILALDTMFINSIALILLYGMFKGSDLFFEAALLIAMLGFVSTVALCKYLLRGDIIE
- a CDS encoding Na+/H+ antiporter subunit E, whose product is MSALATKWFPMPVHSVLLFVVWLMLNNSVAPGHLLLALIFAIAIPRLCAPLYTRQPAIRHPFKLLRYFLMVLADIVVANIQVAVLVVGPLKRLKPAFIAVPLDMTQSLPITMLASSVTMTPGTVSAEVSADRNWLYVHVLNLDVPERQLAETIKQRYEKPLKEIFEC
- a CDS encoding monovalent cation/H+ antiporter subunit D; translation: MTQHLAILPIIIPLFAGILQLLPPLSGSVERQRVFSVLLAALLIIAIGVLGWHVMHQGVQIYALGDWQPPFGIVLVADQLALLMLMLTAVLGLCAILFACGGDDKQGAYFYPLMQFQLMGINGAFLTGDLFNLFVFFEVLLIASYALLVHGGGKQRTSAAVHYVILNLVGSALFLFALASLYGTLGTLNIAHMSLRVGELAAGERAIAQAGGLLLLIVFGLKAALLPLHFWLPKTYASASAPVAALFAIMTKVGIYAIFRVYTVIFGDGAGELANMAQGWIWPLALLTLVLGAVGVLASPNLRQLVANLVIVSVGTLMVTFALRSEEATAAGLYYMIHSTLVGGALFLIADMIGQQRGKAFDWFVMARKLKQPTLLGILFFVAAMAVAGLPPLSGFIGKVLVLQAAHETAEMLWAWPVILVTGLVTIVALSRAGTTLFWRYSGDKTDAEPLSVYQVASVIILLLTIPMLVIFAAPVTDFTQQAASQLHNYNELMQVLLPGGQD